A window of Psychroflexus sp. ALD_RP9 contains these coding sequences:
- a CDS encoding DUF983 domain-containing protein → MLKGTKLYSIFTGTCPVCHEESMYKESNPYKLKTIYDMHERCSNCDTKYKIEPSFFYGAMYVSYGLGVAFAVATFIIAHFFIGLSLLSSFVSIIVVLVLLMPVIMRLSRNIWINFFFNYNKSKTKRHSA, encoded by the coding sequence ATGTTAAAAGGCACTAAATTATACAGTATTTTTACAGGTACTTGCCCAGTTTGTCATGAAGAAAGCATGTATAAGGAATCTAATCCTTACAAGCTAAAAACTATTTATGACATGCATGAACGCTGCTCTAATTGTGATACAAAATATAAAATTGAACCTTCATTTTTTTATGGCGCAATGTATGTGAGTTACGGCTTAGGTGTTGCATTTGCTGTGGCAACTTTTATTATAGCACACTTTTTTATAGGTTTGAGTCTATTAAGCTCATTTGTATCTATAATTGTGGTACTAGTTTTATTAATGCCGGTAATTATGAGGCTTTCTCGTAATATCTGGATTAATTTCTTTTTTAATTACAACAAGTCAAAAACTAAACGTCATAGCGCATAA